The genomic stretch AATCAAAAGGTGATAGCCATCGAGATACCCAACCATAGTGGAATCCTAAAGTTTCATCAATCGGTTTAAAATACTTGTTATCAATTTTTTTCAGAAGGTTTTCTATCTTGATTTTTGTTTCTTCTATTTTGTAAGGTGATTCAAAGCTATAGAAGTCAACACTCCACAAGCTAAAGGTAGATGTAAAAAAGACTAAAACAAAAAAAATTCTTTTTTGCATTGATACCATTCCTTTGGGATTAAAGGCTAAGACAATCCTTTCTTTAGAAAAAACTTTTTTGGGAAGTAAGCATTTACCGAAAGTTGGATTATGAAGTTCTTTTGGTTGCTTTTTCTTTTTTTGTGGGGAGAGCTCTTTTCTTTTCAAGAACGTAAAATTACAATTAACAAACTTTTTATCATCGAGAATTTAGAAAATGATTCCAATTTTATAGAATTACGGGAAGAAACAAAAAAGCATATTAAAAACCCAAATCTCAAAGAATTAAAATTCTATCTCTATCAGATAAAACCGAATGAAGACTTTTACTACGTTTTAGCAAAAACATCATCAGACCATACTACTTTGCTATCACTTAATGGAGCTCTTCTGGATTTGGAACTAAGTGAATTTCAGCCCAATCAAAAAGTAATTTTAGTAAATCATCGAGGTTATTTTACAAAAGAAAACAGTGCTTTTTCTTCGTGGGAATCATGGGAATTGGAAGTTCACTATGAAAATAGAAAAATAAATATCAAATTTTCTCCAAATCAGAAAAATTTAGAAGTGTATCATCAAAATTTTCAACCACCTAAAGAAAAATCAATCACAGAGTCACAAGAAGAGAAGAATACGAAATTCATATT from Leptospiraceae bacterium encodes the following:
- a CDS encoding M23 family metallopeptidase — protein: MKFFWLLFLFLWGELFSFQERKITINKLFIIENLENDSNFIELREETKKHIKNPNLKELKFYLYQIKPNEDFYYVLAKTSSDHTTLLSLNGALLDLELSEFQPNQKVILVNHRGYFTKENSAFSSWESWELEVHYENRKINIKFSPNQKNLEVYHQNFQPPKEKSITESQEEKNTKFIFPIRGVNYEITSSFGWRKHPLTGKKHFHRGIDIKVPLNTPIYAPSDGWVEYAGSKKGYGETLILKYNNTKFLFAHLTRTNVKTGDKVQKGQIIGYTGTTGASTGPHLHLEYKVGSQWKNPLEVFFNPD